The DNA sequence TGCCCGGACCGATGTACGGGACTTGCGGTCGTATATCGCGCAAGACTCGCCATACTATGCGCGGCAGTTCGTGGCACGGATATTAAGGGCGGTCGATAAACTCGTCGATCATCCGAAAATCGGACGGCTTGTGCCAGAGGCTGAGCGCGAGGACG is a window from the Immundisolibacter sp. genome containing:
- a CDS encoding type II toxin-antitoxin system RelE/ParE family toxin, with translation MPIRWAERARTDVRDLRSYIAQDSPYYARQFVARILRAVDKLVDHPKIGRLVPEAEREDVRELLVQPYRIIYVVQSTTIHIVTVAHGARDLARMQLAPWEG